CTGCGCCGGCAGCCAGGCGGTGGCGTCGGCGATGTCGGCATGGTCGCGCCGCGCCAGCACGCGGCCCTGTGCATCCACCCGCGCCTGCTGGCCGCCGCCCAGGTCGGCCAGCGTCGTCCCCTCCGACGGCAGGTCGCCGCGGTGCCACCACGCCGGGGTATCGCGCGACACCTGCACCCGCCCCTGCAGCACGGTGACGCGCGCGCCGCCGGCCTGCGGGTCGACCCCGAACACCGTGCCGACGTCGCGCAGCACCAGCGTACCGACACTGACCCGCAGCGGCCGCGCCGGATCATGGCCGAGATCGAACACCGCCTTGCCGCGCAGCAGGGCGATGTCGCGACGCTGCGCGCCGTAGCGCACCGCGATCGCACCGCCGCGGTCCAGTTGCACCACGCTGCCGTCGTCCAGGGCGACGCTGCGCGCCGCGTCCGCCGGGGCGGCGTACACCGTCGCCGGCACCGGCTCCGGCGCGCTCAGGCGCAGCGCAACGCCCGCGGCGGCCAGCGCGAGCACGGCGGCGGCGGCCAGCGGCCAGCGCCTGCGCCGTGGCAGGACACGCCGCGGGTGTGCCACCGACATCGGCGTATCCACATCCGGCCGCAACGGCACCACCACTGCCCCGCTGCGCAAGGCATGCGCGCGCAGTTGCGCACTGCTGGCCTGCTGCGCCTGCGCGGCGGACGGCAGGTCGCCGTGCATCCGCGCGATGTCGAAATAGGCGGCCACGTGCGCCGGCGAGTGCCGCAGCCAGGCCAGGAACTCGGCCTGCCGCGCCGGCGGCAGCGCGGTCTCGCGCTGCGCCAGGTACCAGTCCGCGGCCGCCTCGGCGACGCGCTGCGCATCCTCACGCATAGCGCGCCATGCCCTGCCGGCACACCGCCAGGCCTTTGATGATGTATTTCTTGACCATGTGGCTGGAGATCTGCAGTTGCTCGGCGATCTCCTGGTAGCCCAGTTCGTCGCGGTAGCGCAGCGTCATCGCCGCGCGGCACTTCGGCGGCAGCCGCGCCATCAGTTCGGCCAGGCGCTGCCGGCGTTGCGCGCGATGCACCTGCGCATCGGCTTCGCAGGGCACCGCCAGCCGCTCCAGCACATCGTCCAGGCAGGTGTCGCGCTGGCTGTTGCGCTGGTGCAGCAGCGCGTGCTCGCGCATCAGGTTGGCGGCGATGGTGAACAGGTAGGCTTCGGGATTGGCGATCTCCGGCGCGTGCGCCTCGCTGCGCTGCAGCCGCAGCCACACTTCCTGCAGCAGGTCGTCGGTATCCCAGGCCGCGGCGCGGCGCTTGCGGAAATAGCGGCTCAGCGACGGCCGCCATTGCAGGAACAGCCGCGACAACGCCGGCAGGGGTTCGGAACGCACCAGCCACTCGCAGTGCCGGCGCCATCGGCGGCCGGCGATTCGGAAAGGCTGCGATGCTGGTCCTCGGCGATGACAGTCCGATGACGCACGGGTCCTGCGGGCGCAGCGGAGCGGTTGCGCCCCGGCAAGCATTCAGTTCACCGCTGACTGCCGGGTTCGCGCGATCGGGGCATGCAACGCGGCCGGTCACCGCGCCTGCGCCCTCGCCACGCGAGCGGCGGCCGCGCATCCCAGCGTTTCCCGTGCGGGACAGGATGTCCTTCGGACCGACCTTCCGTTCCATCGGCATCGCCCCATATCGTGAAGGTTGCCGCGTCCAATTCTTGGGCGGCGTTCGCATGAAGGATCTCGCCATGACCGACCCCATCGTCCAGATCAAGCCGCTTGGCTTCCCTTGGGACACGATCGACCCGTTCCTGTTCTGCGTCTACCACGACGATGCCTACCCCGCCGGCAACGGCGCAATGGGCCCGGCGGCGCCCCTGCACGGCCGCGCCATCGGCCAGGACTTCAGCCGCAAGGACGGCTGGAGCATGTATCACGGCGAGGAGATTCCCGGCTTTCCCGGTCATCCGCACCGCGGATTCGAGACCGTGACCATCGTGCGCAAGGGCCTGATCGACCATGCCGACTCGCTCGGTGCGGCGGCGCGCTTCGGCGCCGGCGACGTGCAGTGGGTGACGGCCGGCGCGGGCATCGTGCATTCGGAGATGTTTCCGTTGCTGGACACGGCGGCGCCCAACCCGCTGGAGCTGTTCCAGATCTGGCTCAACCTGCCGGCGCGCAATAAGCTGGCCGCGCCGCACTTCACCATGTTCTGGTCGGAAGACCTGCCGCGCTTCACGGCTACCGACGACGCCGGCCGCACCACCGAGGTGACCTGCGTGGCCGGCCGCATCGGCCCGGTCGACGCCGCGCCCGGCAGCGCCGGCGGCCCGCTCGCGCCGCCACCGGATTCGTGGGCCGCGCAGGACGATGCCGATGTGGCCATCTGGACGATCCGCATGGCACCCGGCGCACGCTGGACCCTGCCCGCCGCACAAGGCCGCGGCACGCGCCGCAGCCTGTACTTCTTCAAGGGCGCAGCGGTGACGGTGGGCGGGCGCCCGGTGACCCGCCACGCGGCGATCGAGCTGCGCGCCGATCAGGCGGTCGAGTTGGTCAATGGCG
This genomic stretch from Xanthomonas sacchari harbors:
- a CDS encoding FecR domain-containing protein, giving the protein MREDAQRVAEAAADWYLAQRETALPPARQAEFLAWLRHSPAHVAAYFDIARMHGDLPSAAQAQQASSAQLRAHALRSGAVVVPLRPDVDTPMSVAHPRRVLPRRRRWPLAAAAVLALAAAGVALRLSAPEPVPATVYAAPADAARSVALDDGSVVQLDRGGAIAVRYGAQRRDIALLRGKAVFDLGHDPARPLRVSVGTLVLRDVGTVFGVDPQAGGARVTVLQGRVQVSRDTPAWWHRGDLPSEGTTLADLGGGQQARVDAQGRVLARRDHADIADATAWLPAQVGVHDRSLGEVARLFNAYTTQPLRIADPALAARRVSGVFHLRDPEAFVAYLGSLPDVQVQRDAHAVTIRHAPAPL
- a CDS encoding RNA polymerase sigma factor codes for the protein MRSEPLPALSRLFLQWRPSLSRYFRKRRAAAWDTDDLLQEVWLRLQRSEAHAPEIANPEAYLFTIAANLMREHALLHQRNSQRDTCLDDVLERLAVPCEADAQVHRAQRRQRLAELMARLPPKCRAAMTLRYRDELGYQEIAEQLQISSHMVKKYIIKGLAVCRQGMARYA
- a CDS encoding pirin family protein; this translates as MTDPIVQIKPLGFPWDTIDPFLFCVYHDDAYPAGNGAMGPAAPLHGRAIGQDFSRKDGWSMYHGEEIPGFPGHPHRGFETVTIVRKGLIDHADSLGAAARFGAGDVQWVTAGAGIVHSEMFPLLDTAAPNPLELFQIWLNLPARNKLAAPHFTMFWSEDLPRFTATDDAGRTTEVTCVAGRIGPVDAAPGSAGGPLAPPPDSWAAQDDADVAIWTIRMAPGARWTLPAAQGRGTRRSLYFFKGAAVTVGGRPVTRHAAIELRADQAVELVNGDGEASEFLVLQGRPIAEPVAQHGPFVMNTQAEIAQAMADYRRTQFGGWPWRDEAPVHGSDPTRFARHPDGREERPASRAVAADG